The stretch of DNA ACCATAAAATATAAAGAAAATGTGAGTGAAGAAGAAAAATATTACACGGAGCTTCAGAAAATCATTGAGGAGATTGCAGCCTATGAGCGGCAGCTCCGGGCCTGCTATGGCATGAGCCAGAAGGATATAGCCATATTGATCGGGATCAGCCAGTCGGAAGTCAGCAAGCTTGAGAAAAAGGCCATATTTGGCCGAAAATATGCGTATAAGCTGCATGATTTTTTACAGCATCTGCTGATTAATCCCGCCATACCAGGCTTTGATTTTCTGGGGAAGGCGCAGGAGCACTCGATGAGAAACCTTGTGGAGGAAATGTATTTTTTAAACCGAAAATATATTGATGAAATCAATAAAAGACCCTGACGGTCTGAAAGCCCTGTTCTTTTTAGTGAAGAACAGGGCTTTTTTTAGTGCTTTTGCGAGACGCTTATGAGTCCTCGTCAAGAGAATGAAAGTCATCTTCAAAATGAATGCTGCTCTGTATAAGGAACTGCTGAATTTTGTCAAGGAATACGGCGTCTATTAAGGAGAAAAAGATGAATATAAATTCGGAATACTATCGTGATTATGAAGCCAACATTGAAAAATATGAGATTCCCGAGGAGGCCATTCCATACGCCATTGAAGCCTTTCAGGGAAATGAGGAAATGATGTTCAGCTTCGCGATGTTTTTACTGATGTAGCGGAAAAAAAGCCCGGTTTTTCAAAAGAAAACCGGGCTTTTAAATGTTTAGTCATCTGAGAGGTCTGCTTTGCCGCTCACAATACGGGAACCGGCGGCCACCTTGACAATTTGGATGATCAGTGTCGGCAGAAACGCCAGCAGGGCAATCTGGCCAATCTGGGTCATGCTCAGAGGGGCTACAAAGAACAGGGTGTTAAGGCCTGGGATAAACAGGACTGCCGCCAAAAGCAGAACACCGCCAAAGAATGCCATGAGCGAATATTTATTGGTTCCGAACTTCAAGCGGAAAATGGACTCGTCGCCACGGCAGTTAAAGCCGTGAAAGAGACGGGCCAGAGTCAGGGTCGCGAAGGCCATGGTGCTGGCCAGCATAGCGTTGCCGGACTGGTGCCCGAGGTAAAAGGCAGCCATGGTGGCAATGGCGATCAGCAGCCCCTGTGAGACAATACGTCTGAGCAGATTTTGGTTTAAAATCGGTTCTTTGGGGTTGCGGGGCGGCTGGTTTAACAGCCCGCGGCGTGAGGGCTCCATACCGATGGCGATGGCAGGCAGGCTGTCCGTCAGCAGATTGATGAACAGCAGGTGTACCGGGGCAAAGGGGACAGGCAGGGCCATCAGCGAGGCGTAAAGCACGCAGAGGATACCCGCGGTGTTGCCCGAGAGCAAAAATTGGATGGCGTTTTTAATGTTGGCGTAAATGTTACGACCGTTGATGACAGCTTTGACAATGGTGGCAAAGTTATCGTCGGTCAGGATCATGGACGCTGCGTCCTTGCTGACCTCGGTGCCGGTGATGCCCATAGCCACGCCAATGTCGGCCTTTTTGAGGGCCGGCGCATCGTTGACGCCGTCGCCGGTCATGGAGACGATGCGTCCCTGGCGCTGCCAGGCGTCGACAATCCGGATTTTGTGTTCAGGCGATACGCGGGCGTAGACGGAAATGCGGGGAAGCTTTTCGTCCAGCTCGGCATCGGTCATGGCGTCCAGCTCAACGCCCTCCACAGCAATGTCGCCTGCCTCGAAGATACCGACCTGCCGCGCGATGGCGGTGGCGGTGATCTTGTGGTCGCCGGTGATCATGACCGTGCGGATACCGCCGCGCTTGGCGTCGGCCACAGCCTGGACAGATTCCGGACGGGGCGGGTCGATCATGGAGATGAGGCCCACGAACACAAAGTCATTTTCGTCATCAATGGATAAATCCCGGACTTCGGGCAGTTCACGGTAGGCAAAGGCCAGAACACGGAGCCCTTCCTCAGACAGGGAGCGGTTAGTGTTAATGATCTCACTGCGCTTTTCGTCGGTCATGGGTACGATGCCGCCGGTGGTGTAAATCCAGTTGGAGCGCTCGAGCATCACGTCGAGGGCGCCCTTTGTCAGCAGGGTCGGTATCTTTTCGAGCTCGTGCAGGGTGCTCATGAGCTTACGGTCAGAGTCAAAGGGCAGCTCACGCAGGCGGGGATGCTGGCTGCGGTAGGTGGATTCCTCAATGCCGAAGGAGTCGCCGATCTGTACCAGGGCGACCTCGGTGGGATCGCCGATGGAGGTGCCGGCGTCTTCATCGGTGGTGGCGTCGCTGGCCAGCAGGGCGATTTTTAACAGCAGGCGCTGCGCGTCGTTGGTGAGGTCGTAATCCTCGCAGGCAGTGAGCCTGCCGTCAGCGTAAATTTTCTGGGGACACATGCGGTTCTGGGTGAGCGTGCCGGTTTTATCCGAGCAGATAACCGACACCGCGCCAAGGCTTTCGACCGCTTTCAGGTCTTTGATAACTGCGTTCTGTTTGGCCATTTTCTGAGTGCCCATGGCCAGCACGATGGTCACAATGGAGCTGAGCGCCTCGGGAATGGCCGCTACCGCCAGAGCCACGGCGAACATCAGAGAATCCAAAACCGGCATATGGCTGCGGAAAACCGAGAGCATAAAAACCACCACGCAGACAGCCAGAATAATCACGGCCAGCTTTTTACTGAAATTGTCCAGACTGGTTTGAAGCGGCGTTTTGCGCTGCTGAGTCTGGTTCATAAGCGAGGCGATTTTCCCGAGCTCTGTGCCCATGCCAGTGGCGGTGACCACAACGGTTGCCCGGCCATAGGTTACCAGAGAGCCTGAGAAAACCATGTTGATCTGGTCACCGAGGGCTACCTTTTCGGTGGGGATGGTGTCCGCGGTTTTTTCAACACTTTCGGATTCCCCGGTCAGTGAGCTTTCGTTGACCTTGAGGGAAAAGTTTTCCAGAATCCGTCCGTCGGCGACAACCAGATCGCCGGCTTCCAGCAGCAGAATATCGCCGGGTACAACCTCCTGAGAGGGGATCTCAAGACGGGCGCCGTCACGGATCACCCGTGCCACAGGTGAGGACATGGCCTTCAGGCTCTCAAGGGATTTTTCAGCTTTAACATACTGAACGGTGCCGAGTACGGCGTTTAGAAGTAAAACAGCAAAAATAACAATGGTGCTCTCGCTTTCACCCGAAAGCAGGGAAATAATGGCGGCGATGGTAAGGATCACTACCAGCAGATCTTTGAACTGCTCCAGAAAAACCACGGCGACGCTTTTTTTCTTACCCTCTGAAAGCTTGTTTGGGCCAAAGGTTTTGGACCGGCTTTCGGCCTCGGCGGTACTGAGGCCCGTGGCGGAGGTGTGCAGCTCGTCCAGTGTTTCCTGTGCAGAACGGTTAAAAAAGGTTTCTGACATCATTGATACTCCTTTGTCAAGATTGTATACACCGGAAGCATCAAAAAAAGACTTCCGGCAGCCCTTTTGCCAGGCTGTCGAAAAGTCTCGTTACCAAAAATCATAGGCGCACACCGCCAGGTTAAAAAACCGTGGTGTTGACGGCGCGTCTTAAACTACTCCCTTTTCAACTGTTAGTGCATTATAGCAGTTTTTAAGACCTTAAGTCAATGGCGGAATGTTAAATTTGTGTTAAATTTAAGCTCGTGGTGAAGATGGCGGCAGGGTAGTTTCCTTAAAGGAATAGCTTAAGGGATTGACAGGCTTAATTTTCCAACAAAAAAAGCCTTGACGGCCAAAATTTATTATGATAAGATATTAAATTGCATTAGAAGATAAAATTGTGCTATTTATGTGACCGACTGACGTCAATAAATAGGAACTAAATTAAAATAGACTTGTGGATGGGGCGTGGGTTTGCTGATCAAAGGCAGACCAAATGCTTAATGAATTGAATTCTTAAGCAGGCTGCGCTTTTTCAGACTGATCAAAGGTCTGGAATTCGTCTTGGTCCGTTTTTATTTTTTCGCGGCAATTCCCGAAACTGGGAAGAATTACCACTCTATAAATAGTACCACAATTTTGCGACAAAGAAAAGAGCATACGCTTAAAAAAGTGTATTTTGAAAATGCCGAAATAATTTGCAAGGGGTGATAATGGATGGTTATGGTGCATCCTGTACAATACGGATTAAGAACCAGACAGAGCTTCTCAAAGATTACTGAAGTCCTTGAGATGCCGAACTTATTAGAAGTACAGCTTGATTCCTACAAATGGTTTATTGAAAAAGGCCTCCAGGAAGTGTTTGACGATATCCACGAAATTACAGACTACACCGGTAATCTGGTGCTGCAGTTTGTGGACTACGCCATCGAGGGCGAACCGAAATACAGCATTGAGGAATGTAAGGAACGGGATCAGACTTACTATGTGCCTTTGAAGGTGCGTGTCCGTTTAATCAACAAAGAAAAGAATGAAGTAAAAGAACAGAAGGTCTACATGGCCGATCTGCATAAAATGACCGATACCGGGACCTTTATTGTCAACGGTGCGGAACGTGTTATCGTCAGCCAGCTGGTACGTTCTCCGGGTGCTTACTACACCCTGACCCGTGATAAGCTTGGTAAAAAGCTTTATTCGGCGCAGGTTATCCCGAACCGCGGGGCCTGGCTGGAATACGAGTCCGATTCCAACGATATCATGTACGTCAAGATCGACCGTACCCGCAAGCTTCCGATTACCGCGCTGCTGCGCGCCTTTGGCCTTGGCAGCAACGAGGAAATTCTCGAGGTCTTCGGGGACGACTACCGTCTGCTGGAAACCATCAAGAAGGATGAAACCGCAGGCATGAAGGACGAGCGTGACGGTCTTCTGGAAATTTATAAAAGACTGCGTCCGGGTGAGCCGCCAACCGTGGAAAGCGCCCAGTCACTGCTGAACTCCATGTTTTTTGACGACCGCCGCTACGACCTAGCCCGCGTCGGCCGCTATAAATACAATAAGAAATTATCTCTGGCTACCCGTATTACCGGGCAGGTTGCCGCAGAGGACGTCATCGATCCTGAAACCGGCGAAGTCCTGGCAGAGGAAGGCCAGATCTTTAAAAAGGACGTTGCATGGCAGATCCAGAATGCCGGGATCAATGTGGTCAATGTCAGGGTCCTGCACCAGGGCGAGGATAAAATCGTCCGCGTCATCGGGAATGGCTTCGTTGATATTCATACCCAGGATATCCCCTTTGATATCAGCGATTTGGAAATTAAGGAACTGGTCTGCCGCGAAGCGCTCATGCAGATCCTTGACAATGAAGAAATGACCGATGAAGAAAAGCATGATGAAATTAAAAACCACATGGAACGTCTGGTGCCGAAGCATATTCTTCAGTCCGACCTCTTTGCCACGGTTTCTTATTTTATCGGTATTGATTACGGCATCGGGAACACAGACGATATTGACCACCTGGGCAACCGCCGTCTCCGCTCGGTTGGAGAGCTTTTGCAGAATCAGTTCCGCATTGGCCTTTCCCGTATGGAGAGAGTCGTTCGTGAAAGAATGTCGGTTCAGGATGATGAGATCCTGACACCACAGGGGCTGATCAACACCCGTCCGGTAAACGCAGCGCTGAAGGAATTCTTCGGGAGCTCCCAGCTGTCACAGTTTATGGACCAGAATAACCCGTTGTCTGAGCTGACACACAAACGCCGTCTGTCCGCTCTTGGACCTGGCGGTCTCTCCCGTGAGCGCGCCGGCTTCGAAGTCCGTGACGTGCATCACAGCCATTACGGCCGTATGTGCCCGATCGAAACGCCTGAAGGCCCGAACATCGGTCTGATCGGTTCACTGGCGACCTTTGCCCGTGTCAATGAGTATGGCTTTATCGAATCCCCTTACCGCAAGGTTATTGACGGGGTGGTAACGGATGAGATTCACTATCTCTCAGCCGATGAAGAAGGCCAATATGCTATCGCCCAGGCCAATGAGCCGCTGGATGAAAACAACAGGTTTGTCAACGAACAGATCACCGGTCGTGCCGGCTCAAGCCGTGACTTTGTCACCGTTGCGCCAGACCGTGTGGATTTTATGGATATCTCGCCAAAACAGGTCGTATCTGTGGCGACGGCCCTCATTCCTTTCCTTGAAAATGATGATGCCAACCGTGCCCTCATGGGCGCC from Eubacterium sp. 1001713B170207_170306_E7 encodes:
- a CDS encoding helix-turn-helix transcriptional regulator, producing the protein MKKTIKYKENVSEEEKYYTELQKIIEEIAAYERQLRACYGMSQKDIAILIGISQSEVSKLEKKAIFGRKYAYKLHDFLQHLLINPAIPGFDFLGKAQEHSMRNLVEEMYFLNRKYIDEINKRP
- a CDS encoding DNA-directed RNA polymerase subunit beta, with protein sequence MVHPVQYGLRTRQSFSKITEVLEMPNLLEVQLDSYKWFIEKGLQEVFDDIHEITDYTGNLVLQFVDYAIEGEPKYSIEECKERDQTYYVPLKVRVRLINKEKNEVKEQKVYMADLHKMTDTGTFIVNGAERVIVSQLVRSPGAYYTLTRDKLGKKLYSAQVIPNRGAWLEYESDSNDIMYVKIDRTRKLPITALLRAFGLGSNEEILEVFGDDYRLLETIKKDETAGMKDERDGLLEIYKRLRPGEPPTVESAQSLLNSMFFDDRRYDLARVGRYKYNKKLSLATRITGQVAAEDVIDPETGEVLAEEGQIFKKDVAWQIQNAGINVVNVRVLHQGEDKIVRVIGNGFVDIHTQDIPFDISDLEIKELVCREALMQILDNEEMTDEEKHDEIKNHMERLVPKHILQSDLFATVSYFIGIDYGIGNTDDIDHLGNRRLRSVGELLQNQFRIGLSRMERVVRERMSVQDDEILTPQGLINTRPVNAALKEFFGSSQLSQFMDQNNPLSELTHKRRLSALGPGGLSRERAGFEVRDVHHSHYGRMCPIETPEGPNIGLIGSLATFARVNEYGFIESPYRKVIDGVVTDEIHYLSADEEGQYAIAQANEPLDENNRFVNEQITGRAGSSRDFVTVAPDRVDFMDISPKQVVSVATALIPFLENDDANRALMGANMQRQAVPLLIPKAPVVGTGMEHKAAKDSGVCAIAGEAGTVEFVDADHIRIRRDSDGSLEKHKLLKFKRSNQGTCVNQKPLVVQGQRVKAGEIIADGPSTEMGELALGRNALIGFMTWEGYNYEDAVLINENMLKTDKYTSIHIEEFECEARETKLGPEEITRDIPNVGEDALRNLDERGIIFVGAEVKSEDILVGKVTPKGETDLSAEEKLLRAIFGEKAREIRDTSLKVPHGESGIVVDVKVFSRANKDEDLKPGVNTMVRVYIATKRKISVGDKMAGRHGNKGVVSRVLPQEDMPFLPDGTPLDIVLNPLGVPSRMNIGQVLEVHLGMAVKALGWHIATPVFDPANEEDIEELLEKADLPSDGKIKLYDGRTGEPFDNPVTVGYMYYLKLHHLVDDKMHARSTGPYSLVTQQPLGGKAQFGGQRFGEMEVWALEAYGAAHTLQEILTIKSDDVVGRVAAYEAIVKGENIPKPGIPESFKVLMKEFQSLALDVQILNDDEVVEILDGDFTDDPVEELANEIGGESDANIATEDDFQGADMISIVDAEDIDNPDSLM
- a CDS encoding cation-translocating P-type ATPase, which gives rise to MSETFFNRSAQETLDELHTSATGLSTAEAESRSKTFGPNKLSEGKKKSVAVVFLEQFKDLLVVILTIAAIISLLSGESESTIVIFAVLLLNAVLGTVQYVKAEKSLESLKAMSSPVARVIRDGARLEIPSQEVVPGDILLLEAGDLVVADGRILENFSLKVNESSLTGESESVEKTADTIPTEKVALGDQINMVFSGSLVTYGRATVVVTATGMGTELGKIASLMNQTQQRKTPLQTSLDNFSKKLAVIILAVCVVVFMLSVFRSHMPVLDSLMFAVALAVAAIPEALSSIVTIVLAMGTQKMAKQNAVIKDLKAVESLGAVSVICSDKTGTLTQNRMCPQKIYADGRLTACEDYDLTNDAQRLLLKIALLASDATTDEDAGTSIGDPTEVALVQIGDSFGIEESTYRSQHPRLRELPFDSDRKLMSTLHELEKIPTLLTKGALDVMLERSNWIYTTGGIVPMTDEKRSEIINTNRSLSEEGLRVLAFAYRELPEVRDLSIDDENDFVFVGLISMIDPPRPESVQAVADAKRGGIRTVMITGDHKITATAIARQVGIFEAGDIAVEGVELDAMTDAELDEKLPRISVYARVSPEHKIRIVDAWQRQGRIVSMTGDGVNDAPALKKADIGVAMGITGTEVSKDAASMILTDDNFATIVKAVINGRNIYANIKNAIQFLLSGNTAGILCVLYASLMALPVPFAPVHLLFINLLTDSLPAIAIGMEPSRRGLLNQPPRNPKEPILNQNLLRRIVSQGLLIAIATMAAFYLGHQSGNAMLASTMAFATLTLARLFHGFNCRGDESIFRLKFGTNKYSLMAFFGGVLLLAAVLFIPGLNTLFFVAPLSMTQIGQIALLAFLPTLIIQIVKVAAGSRIVSGKADLSDD